The sequence GTCCGACGGCTACCGCTGGAGCAGGAACAGCCCCGAGGACGTCGCCGCCGTCATCGACCAGTGCAAGGCCAACCGGCTCATCTGCGTACTGGAGGTGCACGACACCACCGGGTACGGGGAGGACTCCGCCGCCGGCACGCTGGATCACGCGGCCGACTACTGGATCAGCCTCAAGGACGTCCTCGACGGCCAGGAGGACTACGTCGTCATCGACATCGGCAACGAGCCCTGGGGCAACACCGACCCGGCCGGCTGGACCGCCCCCACCACCGCCGCGATCCAGAAGCTGCGCGCCGCCGGGTTCGCGCACACGATCATGATCGACGCGCCCAACTGGGGCCAGGACTGGGAGGGCGTCATGCGGGACAACGCCCAGGCGCTCTACGACGCCGACTCCACCGGCAACCTCCTCTTCTCGATCCACATGTACAGCGTCTACGACACCGCCCAGAAGGTCACCGACTACCTGAACACCTTCGTGGACGCCGGACTGCCCCTCGTCATCGGCGAGTTCGGCGGGCCCGCCGACCAGTACGGCGACCCGGACGAGGACACGATGATGGCCGACGCCGAGCAGCTCGGGCTCGGCTGGATCGCCTGGTCCTGGAGCGGCAACACCGACCCCGTCCTCGACCTGGCCATCGACTTCGACCCGGCGCGGCTCAGCTCCTGGGGCGAGCGCGTCTTCCACGGCGCCGACGGCATCGCCCAGACCTCCCACGAGGCCACCGTCTTCGGCGGCGCGTCCGACGACACCGAGGCCCCGACCGCGCCCGGCACCCCGACGGCCTCCGCGGTGACGGACACCTCCGTGTCCCTGACCTGGGCCGCGTCCTCGGACAACGTTGCCGTCGCCGGGTACGACGTCGTCCGCGTGAACGGTGCCACGGAGACCACCGTCGCCTCATCCGCCGGCACCACCGTCACCGTCCCGGGCCTCACCGCCGGCACCGCGTACTCCTTCGCCGTCTACGCACGGGACGCCGCCGGCAACCGCTCGGCGCGCTCGGCCGCCGTGAGCGTCACCACGGACGAGGGCTCCACCGCCCCGGCCGGCGGCTGCGCGGTCGGCTACGACGTCGTCGGCGAGTGGCAGGGCGGCTTCCAGGGCGAGATCACCATCAGCAACACCGGCACCACGGCCATCGACGGCTGGACGCTCGGCTTCGCCTTCGCCGACGGCCAGACCGTCACCAACATGTGGGGCGGAACGCCGGCCCAGAGCGGCGGTTCGGTGACCGTCGTCCCGGCCTCGTACACCTCCGCCATCGCCGCGAACGGCTCGGTGACCGTCGGGTTCACCGGCAGCCAGAACGGCACGAACACCGCACCGGCCGCGTTCACTCTCAACGGCGCCGCCTGCACGGTCGCCTGACACGGTGCCGGCCGGTGGGAGCCTCCCGGCCCCGCCGGCCGGCGCCCGGACCTCAGTCGGTGACGGCCACCTTCGTGGTGGCGCACTCGTACGTCAGGTACGCCGCCCCGCTCTCCAGGACCGTGTGGTCCGTGAGCGACCAGGCCGTCGGGTCGAAGGCCGCCCGCCGCCCGAACAGCGGGATGCCCGCGCCGAGCGTCATCGGGCTCAGCTTCACGATCAGCCGGTCGATCTCCGGGTGGAGCGCACCGGCCAGTTCACCGCCGCCGACCAGCCAGAGGTCCTTGCCGTCCTCCTGCTTCAGCTCCCGCACCTTCGCGACCGGGTCGCTCGCGACGATCTCCACCGCCGGGTCGGGGCTCTCGCCCAGGGTGCGGGAGAACACGAGGTGCCGCAGATGCGGGTAGGCGTCCGTGACTCCGGCGTCGAGGCCGACCTGGTACGACCTGCGGCCCTCCAGCACCGTGTCGAAGTGCGTGCCCTCCGCCGTCACACCGAGCGCGGCCCGCGCCGGACCCGGCAGGGTCTCCGGGTAGGTGGCGATCAGATGCGTGAGGTAGTCCTCCGGAATCGGCCAGAAGCCGTCCGGTCCGCTGGGGTCGTCCCCGTCCGGTCCGGCGATGAAGCCGTCGAGGGTGGAGGCGATGAAGTACACGAGCTTGCGCACGTACGGCCTTTCGTCCGGTGGCGGCCGCCGCCCGTCGGGGCCGTCGGCCGCCATGGTCGGACAGGCCTTTCCGCGCACGCAACGGGAATCCGGCCTTCCAGGGCCCGGCCGGGGTCAGCCCTTCTTCGGCCGGTCGAACCACATCGTCGCCACCGACGGCACCAGCCCCGCCCAGAAGAGCACCAGCGGAACCGTGCGCTCCGTCCAGGGGACCTGGGTGATCAGCAGCGCGCAGAGCAGGGCCCACGCCGCCTGCCCCAGGACGATGCGGGCCCACGCCAGCCGCCGGATGAGCGAGGGCAGGTTGACCCGGATCCCGGCCCGCAGCCGGCGGTAGCGCAGCAGGGCGCACAGGGCCCAGATGACCGCCATGAGGACGAGGTCCCACAGCCGCTGGCCGAGGACCAGGGGCAGTTCCCGCTGCGTCTCGCCGTCCGTCCGGAACAGGTCGATGCCCGCGGCGGCGAACGCCAGGCAGAGCAGGGCCGGCCAGCGCAGGCCGCGCAGCAGACGGTACGAGGCCGCGTCCAGGCCCTGCCGCATCGGTGTGGAACCCGGGGCGGAGGCCAGCGCGTCGGCGTACAGGGTGGCGGCCTCGGTCGCCTTGACGCCGGGGGCGGTCGCCGCCTTCCGCGTCCGCCGGGCCAGGGCGCGTTCGTGCTGCGGGTCGAGCCGGAGGATCGCCTCGTCCATCCGGTCGGCGGCGGCGCGGTCGCCGGACATGTCGGCGATGAGCCACGCCACCTCGTAGACGTACACCTCCTCGGGGGCCAGCCGGATGGCCTCCTGGGCGATCAGGTCGGCCTCCCGCAGCCCGGCCGTCATGTCCTCGCGCCGGACCTGGCCGCCGTTGGCCTGACCCGAGCTGATCATCCGGATGCGCCAGAGCCAGTCGGCGAGCCGGGCGTAGCCGAACCAGTGGTCGGGGGCCAGGCGTATCGCCTCGCGCAGCACGCCCTCGGACTCCGGGAAGCGGCCCCCCACGCGCAGGGCGTTGGCGTGCACGAGGAGCGCCCCGACGTGTTCGGGGTTCAGGGCGAGGGCCCGCTCGGTCGCCTCCAGGGCCTTCGCGCCGTTCTGCTGGTCCCCGAGATGGCTCCGGGCGAGTTCGGTCCAGGCCCGGATGTCCTCGGGGTCCTCCGCGAGCCGCCGGGCCAGCAGTTCCCTGGCCTCCTCGTACCGCTTGAGGTCGATGAGCAGATCGGCCCGCTCCACGGCGGGATGCGGGGAGCCGGTCACAGCTTGCGCCTCTTCTTCAGGTACGTCACCAGGTCGTCGTACATGCCGCCCTCGTTGGCGAACATCGCCACGTTGCGCGCGGAGGCGAACCACGGCTCGGCGGACGGCACGGTCTCCTTCGCGGCGGCCAGCAGGTCCTTCGTGCCGATCATCCGTACGGTTCCGGTCCGCACCGAGTCCAGCAGGGCCCGCTCGGCCGCCGCCTCGCAGACATGGGCCAGGTCCGCGCCGGACAGGCCGTCGGTGGCCTTGACCAGCTTGCCCACGTCGACGTTCTCGATGGGGCGGTCGCGCAGGTGGTAGCGGAGGATCGCCTCCCGGGCGGGCCCGTCGGGCGGGAGGACGAGGATGGTCCGGTCCAGCCGGCCGGGGCGGCGCAGGGCATTGTCCACGTCCCAGGGCACGTTGGTGGCGGCGAGCACGAAGACGCCCTCGTTGGCCGCGGATTCGATGCCGTCCAGCTCGCTGAGCAGCTGGTTGACGACGTTGCGCATGCCGCTGTGCGCGGTGCGGCTGCGCTTGGCGCCGAGGGCGTCCAGCTCGTCCAGGAAGAGCACGCAGGGGGCCTTGCGGCGGGCGGTCTCGAAGATCTCGTGCATGTTGCGCTCGGAGTTGCCGATCCACATGTCGAGCACGTCGTTCACGGAGACGGACAGGAACGCGGCGCCGAGTTCGCCGGCCACCGCCCGCGCGAGGAACGTCTTGCCGCAGCCGGGCGGGCCGTACAGCAGCAGCCCGCCGCGCAGGCTCTTCCCGTACAGCTTGCGCAGTTCGGGGTTGCGGAGCGGGGCGAGGAAGGCGGCTTCCATGCGGTCCTTGACGTCCTGCATGCCGCCGACGTCGGCCAGCCGCACGGCGCCGGGCCGCTCCACGTCCCACGCCTCGGCGTCGCCCGGTTCGTCCTGCCCGTCCGCGCGGACCGGTGTCCCGGCGAACCGCGGCGGAACGACGTCCCCGACCTGGTCCTCGGCGGCCCTCCAGTCGAACCCGGCGCGCGGACGCGGCCGTTCGTCCGGGGACGCGGGCGTGGGCGTGGACGCGGGTGCGGGTGCGGGTGCGGGTGCGGACGCGGACGGAGGCGCGGGTACGGGTGCGGGCGGCGCGCCCATCGCTCTGAGCATCAGGTCCCTGGCCCGGGCGTCCCCGGGCGCGTGCTGAAGGGCCACGGCCGCCTCGGCAACGGCCTCGTCGGCGCGGTCCGCCTCCAACAGGAGCTGGGCCAGGTGCAGTCGCAGGGGCACGTCGGCGGGCGCGGCGGCGACCGCGGTGCGCAGGCTCTGTATGAGAGGGAGGTCGTCCGACATGATCGACAGCCTAGGGCCTGTCTTCAAACTGCCGTCGTCGCCCGAAGGGCGGCCGGGCGGCGTCAGGTGTGTGCTCTCGGTGTGCCGGCCCCAGGCCCCTGTACTGGACGTACCGGGGTCTGGGGCCGGTGCGGCGAGAGTGCGTGCATGGCGTCGCCCGGCAGACGGCAGTTTGAAGACAGGTCCTAGTGCGGCCCTCCGACACCGCCCGGCGGCGGCGGCCGCGGGCGCCGGAACAGGCCACGGGGGCGCCGTTCACGTTTTCCCCGTCCGTCCCAACCTTCGTGCTCCGGAAGGTCCGAAGCCCCCGGGATTTGGATAAAGTGCCGTGTCTACAGCAGAGCTCTCCGGGGGAGTTACGAGTTCATGAGCGGTCAGCAGCCACGCAGAGCCGGCGCCTCGCAGGTCTTCCAGCCCCTCGCGGGCGACGACCCGACCACCATCGCCGGATACCGGCTGGCCGCCAAGCTCGGCGCGGGCGGCATGGGCAAGGTCTACCTGTCGTACACGCCCGGCGGACGGCCCGTCGCCATCAAGGTGATCCGGCCCGAATTCGGTGAGGACCCCGAATTCCGCAGGCGGTTCGCACAGGAGGTGCAGTCCGCGCAGCGCGTGCAGGGGCTGTTCACCGCGCCCGTCATCGACGCCGACACCAAGGGCGCGCAGCCGTGGCTGGCCACCGCGTACGTGCCGGGGCCCTCGCTCGCCGACGCGGTCGTGGCGCACGGGGCGCTGCCGGTCGAGGCGGTGCTGCTGCTGATCGCCGGTATGGCGGAGGCGCTGCACGTCATCCACGGGGCCGGCATCGTGCACCGCGACCTCAAGCCGTCCAACGTGCTGCTCGCGGCGGACGGGCCCCGCGTCATCGACTTCGGCATCGCCTACGCGGCCGACGCGACGTCCCTCACCGGCAGCGGTGTCACGATCGGCACCCCGTCGTTCATGGCCCCGGAGCAGGCCGCCGGACGCCGGGTCACCCCGGCGACGGACATCTTCGCGCTCGGCCAGGTCGCCGCCTTCGCGTCCACGGGATCGCCGGCCTTCGGCGAGGGGACCTCGCACGGGGTGCTCTACCGGATCGTGCACGAGGACCCGGACCTCACCGGCGTCCCGGAGCGGCTGATGGAACTGGTCGGGCGCTGCCTGTCCAAGGACCCGGAGGACCGGCCCTCGGTCGCCGAGGTGATCCAGCTGTGCCAGACGGCGAACGCGGAGACGGTGCTCCGCCGCCCCGAGGACTGGCTGCCGACACCGGTCGCCGCCGACATCACCGTCCGTGCGGCGGCCCCCGCCCCCGTCCAGACCCCGCCGCCCCCGTCCGCCGCGCCGGCTACGCCCCCCGCGGAGACGGCCACGCCCGCCACGCCCCCGGCCCCGGAACCGGAACCGGCGACCGTCCAGCAGCCGCCGGCGCCCGCGGCGAGCACCCCGCCCCCGGGGTACGGCCCGCCGGTCACCCCGCCGCCGGGCCAGGGCCCGCAGCCGGTGCAGCCGGGCCCGTACGGTGCCCAGCCCGTCCAGCCCGCGGCGTACGGCTATCCGCAGCAGACGTACGGCTACCCGCAGCCGGCTTCCGGGCACCCGACGCAGCCGACCCCGCAGGCACCCGCGCCCACCAAGCGCCGGCGCGGCCGGATCGTCGCCCTCGCCATCGCCGCCGCCCTGATCTTCGGTCTCGCGGGCGGCGGAACGGCGTACTTCATGCTCAAGGACGACGGCAAGGACGACCGGGGCACCTCGTCCGCCAAGGACAAGGCCACCCCGCCGGCCGGAGAGACGACTCCCACGCCGACCCCGGAGGACACCTCCGACGAGGCGGCGGACGGCGGCAGCCCGGAGGAGGCCGACGTCGACCCCACCCCGACGGCCGACCCGACGCCCGACGACTTCCCCGGCATCAACCTCACCGCCGGCTACCACCTGACGCTCGGGGACGACGAGGTGCGCCCGCAGGAGGGCGAGAACGACGGGTACGAACTCTCCTACGACGACGACGGGTACATCGACTCGGAGACCGAGGGCGGCAAGCTCATCCTGCTCGACACCGGCCAGCACGGTTCGCTGGACATCTGCCGCGCGGAGACCCGGTTCGCGAACCACATCAACGTGGACCAGCTCTCCAAGGGCCGCCAGGTCTGCGTCACCACGGGCACCGGCCACATGGGGCTCATGACGTTCCAGGGCCAGTCCCCCGAGGACTCGCCCAGCAACTACATCACGATCGACATCACGGTCTGGCGCAACGCGTTGGGGTGAGCGGCGCGTTGGGGCGACACGGCGGCGGAGCCATGAGCGGTTGAACGCCAGTGGGGTTCCACACGCCCCGGCCGAAATGCGCTGAGACGTAACACGCACGTGCGATAGCTTTTCCTGGGCGAAAGCGAAGGCAAACCGGGGGAAAACATGTCGCTGCGTGACCTGCTGCGCAACGAAATGTTCGCGTCGATGTCCTGCTCCGAGCAAATGGCGGCCTTACGCTCCGCCCGCCTGTACTTCCAACGCCCCGAATCCCCCGGTTTCCTGGTGAGTGAGACCACGGAGGGGTCGGTTGTGCCGGTCTTCACCTCCGTCGAAGCGCTGGGGCTGTTCGCCGGTCCCTGCAAGTGGGCGTCCACCACCGTCGAGGACCTCGTGGAGCTACTGCCCCCCGGCGTCCGCGCGCTGGTGGACCCACTGGGCCGGCGGCCGCTCGTGCTGGACGCGCAGACACTCGAAGTGGCGAAGACGGGGGAGGCACACGATGGCGGATCCTGAGGCCGGGAGGACGCCGACGGGGCCGGGGCCGGCCCCGGGAGACGGGTACCGGATCGAGATCGACTCGGTGCGCAAGGTGCTGGCTCCCCTGGAGGAGTCCGTGGTCGCCGCGCACCAGATCAAGCGTGACTGGAATACGTTGTCTGCCCAGATCTCGGAGTCGGCCGACTTCGACATCGTCGGCCCGACCCGGACCATGCTCGAGAAGTGGGGCTTCGGCATGGGGCGGGTGGCCGAGGACACGGACACGGTGGTGGAGACCCTCCGGGTGGTCCTCGCCGCCTACGTGCTGGCCGACATGCTGTGCATCGAGAACTTCTCGCCGACCGCGGCCAACATCGCCAAGCTGCCGTTCGGCGAGGAAGGCATGAAGGCCTGGCAGGAGGGGTCCCGGCCGAAGTTCGACCCGCCGCCCGAGATCTACCAGGAGCCGTGGCTGGACGACGGCGGCTCCGGCAGTTACCAGGATGTGCCCCGGCACCCCCGCCTGCGGGTGGACGGCGGCTGGGAAGTGGACGGCGGATCGAATAAGGGGCCAGTGATATGACGAGCCGCGACGCGCTGGCCGGCGGCGAACGTGAACGCATACCTCCGCACGCCAAGCCGGACGACGTCATCTATGGCGACCCGGAGGTCGTCGACGGCCTCGCCCTGAAACTCCTCGCCTACGCGGGGGCGTTCAAGGACGGCTTGGACAAGCTCGACGACCTGTCCCTGATGGACTGGACCGGGGCCGGCTCGGAGGGGTTCAAGGAGGCCACCCGAAAGCTCCCCCAGGAACTGGAGTCGGCACAGAAATACTTCGAAGCCTCCGGGACGGCCCTGGACTCCTACGCGTACACGCTGCGCTCGGTCCACACTCGTGTCAGGCCGATCATCGACGACGCCGACGAGGCCCGGGCGACCTCCAAGAAGTACTGGCAGCGGGTCACGGACTACAACGCCGCTCTGGAACGCAAGGAAGACCCGCTGCCGGAGCGTCCGCCGGACGACGATCCGGGCCTGGCCGCGCTGCAGGACTGCTACGGCCGCCTGGACAAGCTGGAGAGCGAGCTCGACACCGTCATCGGCGCGGCAAAGCGCAAGCTCGACAACGCCGCAGAGGAAGCCCCCGACAAGCCGCCGCCCCGCAAGGGATGGGACAAGTTTCAGAAGGGGGCCGGAGACTTCTTCGGCGGCGCGGGTGACACCATGCGCGGCTGGTACGAGGGGTTCGACGACCTCGTCAACGACGGCCCCGACGGCCTCGGTCTGCACCTGGCGGGCATGGTGGACGGGGCATCGTACGCCGTGCAGCACCCCCAGGAGTTCGCCAAGGCCGTTGTTCACTGGGACGAATGGCAACGGAACCCGGCCAGGGCTGCCGGTCTGCTGACGCCCGAGATCCTCCTCGCCCTCGCCACCGGCGGCGCCGGCTCCGCTCGGCGCGGGGCCTCCGTCGCCAAGAACGCCGCGCAGCGGCTGCGCGGCCGGGCGGAGGGCCTGCGCAGGGACGGCAGCGCCCGCACGCGGACGGACAGCCACCCGGACAGGAACACCACGCCCAACCAGCAGCGCCCCACGACCGGCGAGCCGATCGACGTGGCGACGGGCGAAATGCTCATGTCCGCCACCGACGTCACGCTGCCTGGCGCCCTGCCGGTGATCCTGGAGCGGCACTACGTCTCGGGACACCCGTGCGGAGGGTGGTACGGGCCCACCTGGGCGGGGACGCTCGACCAGCGGCTGGAAATCGACGGCAAGGGGATCGTCTACATCACGGACGGCGGCATGCTGCTGACGTACCCAGTGCCGACGCCCGGTGAGGCCACGCTCCCCACCTCGGGACCCCGTTGGCCGCTGTACTGGGACGGCGACCCGGCCGGCACCATGCGCATCGTCGTCCCGGACAGCAACCGCATGCTCCACTTCGCCCCACTGCCCGTGAACGGCCGCGAACTGGCGCTGACCGCGATCACCGACCGGACCGGCGACGGCGACCGCATCGACGTCGTCTACGACACCGAGGGCACGCCGAAGGAGATCAGGCACTCCGGCGGCTACCGCATCGCCGTCGACACCGACCCCGGCATACCGCGGATCACCGCCCTTCGCCTCCTGCACGGCGCACGGCGCGAACACAGCACTACGCTCGTCTCCTACTCCTACGACGCCGCAGGCAACCTGGCTCAGGTCTTCAACTCGACCGACAGGGCAATGCGTTACCGATACGACGCGGCGCACCGAGTCACGTCGTGGACGGACCGCAACGGCACCTCGTACGGCTACGTCTACGACCGGCAGGGCCGTGTCCTGCGGGGCGTCGGGCCGGACGGCATCCTGTCGGGCCGCATGCACTACGACACGGACGCCCGCACCTCCCGCTACACCGACTCGCAGGGCAACACCTCCGTGTACGTCTGCAACGAGGCGTACAAGATCGTCGCCTACACGGACCCGCTGGGAAACACCACGCTAACGGAGTGGGACGAGGACAACCGGCATCCCGTCGCCGTCACCGACCCACTGGGCCGCACCACGCGCTACGGCTACGACGACGAAGGCCGGCTGGTCACCGTCGAGCGGCCCGACGGAACGGTGGCCGGG comes from Streptomyces sp. Mut1 and encodes:
- a CDS encoding cellulase family glycosylhydrolase, with protein sequence MRTARRTAKSTTTVILTVLSTLLGFLALGGLAPAQAASAAGTGLHISDGRLVEGNGNDFIMRGVNHAHAWYPGETQSLADIKATGANTVRVVLSDGYRWSRNSPEDVAAVIDQCKANRLICVLEVHDTTGYGEDSAAGTLDHAADYWISLKDVLDGQEDYVVIDIGNEPWGNTDPAGWTAPTTAAIQKLRAAGFAHTIMIDAPNWGQDWEGVMRDNAQALYDADSTGNLLFSIHMYSVYDTAQKVTDYLNTFVDAGLPLVIGEFGGPADQYGDPDEDTMMADAEQLGLGWIAWSWSGNTDPVLDLAIDFDPARLSSWGERVFHGADGIAQTSHEATVFGGASDDTEAPTAPGTPTASAVTDTSVSLTWAASSDNVAVAGYDVVRVNGATETTVASSAGTTVTVPGLTAGTAYSFAVYARDAAGNRSARSAAVSVTTDEGSTAPAGGCAVGYDVVGEWQGGFQGEITISNTGTTAIDGWTLGFAFADGQTVTNMWGGTPAQSGGSVTVVPASYTSAIAANGSVTVGFTGSQNGTNTAPAAFTLNGAACTVA
- a CDS encoding dihydrofolate reductase family protein — its product is MRKLVYFIASTLDGFIAGPDGDDPSGPDGFWPIPEDYLTHLIATYPETLPGPARAALGVTAEGTHFDTVLEGRRSYQVGLDAGVTDAYPHLRHLVFSRTLGESPDPAVEIVASDPVAKVRELKQEDGKDLWLVGGGELAGALHPEIDRLIVKLSPMTLGAGIPLFGRRAAFDPTAWSLTDHTVLESGAAYLTYECATTKVAVTD
- a CDS encoding tetratricopeptide repeat protein; this encodes MTGSPHPAVERADLLIDLKRYEEARELLARRLAEDPEDIRAWTELARSHLGDQQNGAKALEATERALALNPEHVGALLVHANALRVGGRFPESEGVLREAIRLAPDHWFGYARLADWLWRIRMISSGQANGGQVRREDMTAGLREADLIAQEAIRLAPEEVYVYEVAWLIADMSGDRAAADRMDEAILRLDPQHERALARRTRKAATAPGVKATEAATLYADALASAPGSTPMRQGLDAASYRLLRGLRWPALLCLAFAAAGIDLFRTDGETQRELPLVLGQRLWDLVLMAVIWALCALLRYRRLRAGIRVNLPSLIRRLAWARIVLGQAAWALLCALLITQVPWTERTVPLVLFWAGLVPSVATMWFDRPKKG
- a CDS encoding ATP-binding protein; this encodes MSDDLPLIQSLRTAVAAAPADVPLRLHLAQLLLEADRADEAVAEAAVALQHAPGDARARDLMLRAMGAPPAPVPAPPSASAPAPAPAPASTPTPASPDERPRPRAGFDWRAAEDQVGDVVPPRFAGTPVRADGQDEPGDAEAWDVERPGAVRLADVGGMQDVKDRMEAAFLAPLRNPELRKLYGKSLRGGLLLYGPPGCGKTFLARAVAGELGAAFLSVSVNDVLDMWIGNSERNMHEIFETARRKAPCVLFLDELDALGAKRSRTAHSGMRNVVNQLLSELDGIESAANEGVFVLAATNVPWDVDNALRRPGRLDRTILVLPPDGPAREAILRYHLRDRPIENVDVGKLVKATDGLSGADLAHVCEAAAERALLDSVRTGTVRMIGTKDLLAAAKETVPSAEPWFASARNVAMFANEGGMYDDLVTYLKKRRKL
- a CDS encoding serine/threonine-protein kinase encodes the protein MSGQQPRRAGASQVFQPLAGDDPTTIAGYRLAAKLGAGGMGKVYLSYTPGGRPVAIKVIRPEFGEDPEFRRRFAQEVQSAQRVQGLFTAPVIDADTKGAQPWLATAYVPGPSLADAVVAHGALPVEAVLLLIAGMAEALHVIHGAGIVHRDLKPSNVLLAADGPRVIDFGIAYAADATSLTGSGVTIGTPSFMAPEQAAGRRVTPATDIFALGQVAAFASTGSPAFGEGTSHGVLYRIVHEDPDLTGVPERLMELVGRCLSKDPEDRPSVAEVIQLCQTANAETVLRRPEDWLPTPVAADITVRAAAPAPVQTPPPPSAAPATPPAETATPATPPAPEPEPATVQQPPAPAASTPPPGYGPPVTPPPGQGPQPVQPGPYGAQPVQPAAYGYPQQTYGYPQPASGHPTQPTPQAPAPTKRRRGRIVALAIAAALIFGLAGGGTAYFMLKDDGKDDRGTSSAKDKATPPAGETTPTPTPEDTSDEAADGGSPEEADVDPTPTADPTPDDFPGINLTAGYHLTLGDDEVRPQEGENDGYELSYDDDGYIDSETEGGKLILLDTGQHGSLDICRAETRFANHINVDQLSKGRQVCVTTGTGHMGLMTFQGQSPEDSPSNYITIDITVWRNALG
- a CDS encoding SseB family protein, giving the protein MSLRDLLRNEMFASMSCSEQMAALRSARLYFQRPESPGFLVSETTEGSVVPVFTSVEALGLFAGPCKWASTTVEDLVELLPPGVRALVDPLGRRPLVLDAQTLEVAKTGEAHDGGS